In one Bacillus thuringiensis genomic region, the following are encoded:
- the sodA gene encoding superoxide dismutase [Mn], with translation MAKHELPNLPYAYDALEPHFDKETMNIHHTKHHNTYITNLNAALEGHAELADKSVEELVANLNEVPEAIRTAVRNNGGGHANHTFFWTILSPNGGGQPVGELATAIEAKFGSFDAFKEEFAKAGATRFGSGWAWLVVNNGELEVTSTPNQDSPLTEGKTPVIGLDVWEHAYYLNYQNRRPDYIGAFWNVVDWNAAEKRYQEAK, from the coding sequence ATGGCAAAACACGAATTACCAAATTTACCTTATGCGTATGATGCTTTAGAGCCTCACTTTGACAAAGAAACAATGAACATCCATCATACAAAACATCACAACACGTACATTACAAACTTAAACGCTGCTTTAGAAGGTCATGCAGAATTAGCTGACAAAAGCGTAGAAGAATTAGTTGCGAACTTAAACGAAGTACCAGAAGCAATCCGTACAGCAGTACGTAACAATGGTGGCGGACATGCTAACCATACATTCTTCTGGACAATCCTATCTCCAAACGGCGGAGGACAACCTGTAGGTGAACTTGCAACTGCAATTGAAGCAAAATTCGGTAGCTTCGATGCATTCAAAGAAGAATTCGCAAAAGCTGGCGCAACTCGCTTCGGTTCTGGTTGGGCTTGGTTAGTAGTAAACAATGGTGAGTTAGAAGTAACAAGCACTCCAAACCAAGATTCTCCTTTAACTGAAGGTAAAACGCCAGTTATCGGTTTAGATGTTTGGGAGCATGCTTACTACTTAAACTACCAAAACCGTCGTCCAGACTACATCGGTGCATTCTGGAACGTTGTAGATTGGAACGCTGCTGAAAAACGTTACCAAGAAGCAAAATAA
- the yqgB gene encoding protein YqgB has protein sequence MSIFTQFVKSIYSPKDMALFRFQKIGKTILYIMLLCLITTIPRTFLYGSFIQDGVGMVNQVIDKDLPDFKIENGELKADIDQPIEKEEGNALFVFDPNSTDLEKYQNKTGLFVLKDKVVSMGNGQTQTYSYNDLLGASLEKKDLQEFISLFDNIYPILLFVIGFLVYLFQLFITFVGVTLLAFIGSAMSGQRKLSYKQVWTLTAYSYTIPTIFFMIMDLFKIVVPGATFIYIAVVLIVLYLTIKEVPKPKEK, from the coding sequence ATGTCCATATTTACCCAATTCGTAAAAAGCATATACTCGCCTAAAGATATGGCGCTATTCCGTTTTCAAAAAATCGGTAAAACCATTTTGTATATTATGCTACTTTGCTTAATTACTACTATTCCAAGAACTTTTTTGTACGGTAGTTTTATCCAGGATGGTGTAGGCATGGTAAATCAAGTCATCGATAAAGATTTACCTGATTTTAAAATTGAAAATGGCGAACTAAAAGCCGATATTGATCAACCTATTGAAAAAGAAGAAGGAAATGCACTTTTCGTATTTGATCCAAATTCAACAGACCTAGAAAAATATCAAAATAAAACAGGTTTATTTGTTTTAAAAGATAAAGTAGTCTCTATGGGAAATGGTCAAACACAAACGTATTCTTATAACGATTTGTTAGGTGCATCTCTTGAGAAAAAAGATCTACAAGAATTTATTTCTTTATTCGATAATATTTACCCAATTTTATTATTTGTTATTGGATTTTTAGTGTACCTATTCCAATTATTCATCACTTTTGTAGGCGTGACTTTACTTGCGTTCATCGGTTCTGCTATGAGCGGTCAACGTAAACTATCCTATAAACAAGTTTGGACACTAACTGCATATAGCTACACAATCCCAACCATTTTCTTCATGATTATGGATTTATTCAAAATCGTCGTACCTGGGGCAACGTTCATTTATATCGCTGTTGTTTTAATCGTTCTATACTTAACGATTAAAGAGGTACCCAAACCGAAAGAAAAATAA
- the yqfZ gene encoding protein YqfZ, with amino-acid sequence MKRLGIFLFVLVLGYIFYYDIKIGTLPMLSAYKKTTTAQTIKKENTDSQQNKENKTEKETDVSYKTIEVKTGETVLSITEQINKKKIPSIEKVIDDFKQLNKSTSATKIQIGKSYKFPLYQ; translated from the coding sequence ATGAAGAGATTAGGTATATTCCTATTCGTGCTTGTTCTCGGTTATATATTTTATTACGATATAAAAATCGGTACTTTACCGATGTTAAGTGCATATAAAAAAACAACTACTGCTCAAACGATTAAAAAAGAAAACACAGACAGCCAACAAAATAAAGAGAACAAAACAGAAAAAGAAACGGATGTATCTTATAAAACAATTGAAGTAAAAACTGGTGAGACAGTTCTTTCTATTACAGAACAAATTAATAAGAAAAAAATTCCTTCCATAGAAAAAGTCATTGACGACTTTAAACAATTAAACAAAAGTACATCTGCTACAAAAATACAAATTGGAAAGTCTTATAAATTCCCCTTATATCAATAA
- the ispG gene encoding flavodoxin-dependent (E)-4-hydroxy-3-methylbut-2-enyl-diphosphate synthase produces the protein MTHRTKTRPVKVGNLTIGGNNELIIQSMTTTKTHDVEATVAEIKRLEEAGCQVVRVAVPDERAADAIADIKKQINIPLVADIHFDYRLALKAIEGGIDKVRINPGNIGRRHKVEAVVNAAKERGIPIRIGVNAGSLERHILEKYGYPTADGMVESALHHIKILEDLDFHDIIVSMKASDVNLAIEAYEKAARAFDYPLHLGITESGTLFAGTVKSAAGLGAILNKGIGNTLRISLSADPVEEVKVARELLKSFGLASNAATLISCPTCGRIEIDLISIANEVEEYISTLQVPIKVAVLGCAVNGPGEAREADIGIAGARGEGLLFRKGQVVRKVPEETMVEELKKEIDVIAAEMAAEREKEKETQEQ, from the coding sequence ATGACTCATCGTACAAAAACACGTCCAGTTAAAGTCGGTAATTTAACAATCGGCGGTAATAATGAATTAATTATACAAAGTATGACAACAACAAAAACACATGATGTTGAAGCAACAGTTGCTGAAATCAAGCGTTTAGAAGAAGCCGGCTGTCAAGTCGTGCGCGTTGCCGTTCCAGATGAACGCGCAGCAGATGCTATTGCTGATATAAAAAAACAAATCAACATTCCACTTGTTGCTGATATTCATTTTGATTATCGCCTTGCTTTAAAAGCAATTGAAGGTGGCATCGATAAAGTACGTATCAATCCAGGTAACATCGGTCGTCGCCATAAAGTAGAAGCTGTTGTAAATGCAGCAAAAGAGCGCGGTATTCCAATCCGTATTGGTGTAAACGCTGGTTCATTAGAGCGTCACATTTTAGAAAAGTACGGGTACCCAACTGCAGATGGTATGGTCGAGAGCGCGCTACATCATATTAAAATTTTAGAGGACTTAGATTTCCACGATATTATCGTATCTATGAAAGCCTCTGATGTTAACTTAGCAATCGAAGCATATGAGAAAGCTGCTCGCGCTTTTGATTATCCATTACATTTAGGTATTACAGAATCTGGAACATTGTTTGCCGGAACTGTAAAAAGTGCTGCTGGTCTTGGAGCAATCTTAAATAAAGGCATCGGAAATACATTACGTATTTCATTAAGTGCTGATCCAGTTGAAGAAGTAAAAGTTGCTCGTGAACTATTAAAATCATTCGGTCTTGCATCTAACGCAGCAACACTTATCTCTTGTCCAACTTGTGGTCGTATTGAAATCGATTTAATTAGCATCGCTAACGAAGTGGAAGAATACATCTCTACACTTCAAGTACCAATTAAAGTCGCGGTACTTGGTTGCGCTGTAAATGGCCCTGGTGAAGCTCGTGAAGCTGATATCGGTATTGCCGGTGCACGTGGAGAGGGATTATTGTTCCGTAAAGGGCAAGTCGTTCGTAAAGTACCAGAAGAAACAATGGTAGAAGAACTGAAAAAAGAAATCGACGTAATTGCTGCTGAAATGGCTGCTGAACGAGAAAAAGAAAAAGAGACGCAAGAACAATAA
- a CDS encoding Fur family transcriptional regulator, protein MNLTEALRLMKEKGYKHTGKREEMLRLFAAHNRYLTAKDVLEHMKDDYPGLSFDTIYRNLTVFAEIGVLEQTELNGEKHFRFTCSIMEHHHHFICLDCGGTKEITSCPMDFMNKDFTGYEVTGHKFEIYGRCPKCAK, encoded by the coding sequence ATGAATCTAACAGAAGCTTTACGCCTAATGAAAGAAAAAGGATACAAACATACTGGAAAAAGAGAAGAGATGCTCAGATTATTTGCAGCACATAATCGTTATTTAACTGCGAAAGATGTTTTAGAGCATATGAAAGATGATTATCCAGGGCTTAGTTTTGATACGATTTATCGTAACTTAACAGTTTTTGCTGAGATTGGTGTTTTAGAACAAACGGAATTAAATGGTGAAAAACATTTTCGTTTTACTTGTTCTATTATGGAACATCATCATCATTTTATTTGTTTGGATTGTGGAGGAACGAAAGAGATTACTTCCTGCCCAATGGATTTTATGAATAAAGATTTTACCGGTTATGAAGTAACGGGTCATAAGTTTGAAATATATGGTCGTTGTCCAAAATGTGCAAAGTAA
- a CDS encoding metal ABC transporter permease, which produces MIQDFLQYDFLRNSLYAGILIGLVAPLIGVFVVIRRLSLIADALSHVTLSGIAASLLLEKTIFTGGFLNPLYMGMIFSIGGALLIEKLRTVYKHYQELAIPIILSAGMGVGVIFISLANGFNTDLFSYLFGSVSAVTSTDLIIIGIVAIVVVATIILLYKELFLLSFDEEYAVSTGLRAKWIHFIFIILVALVIAVSMRVVGVLLVSSLMTLPVAASIRIAKGFKQTIFFSILFGEIAVIGGMFASYQLDLAPGGTIVMIAVLILIGAILWKKKKTA; this is translated from the coding sequence ATGATACAAGATTTTTTACAATATGACTTTTTACGTAATTCTTTATACGCAGGTATTTTAATTGGACTTGTTGCACCACTAATTGGTGTGTTTGTTGTTATTCGTCGTTTATCTCTTATTGCGGATGCATTAAGTCACGTGACGTTATCGGGTATTGCAGCAAGTTTATTACTTGAAAAAACCATTTTTACAGGTGGATTTTTAAACCCCTTATATATGGGGATGATTTTCTCGATTGGTGGAGCGCTACTAATCGAAAAGTTACGAACTGTATATAAGCACTATCAAGAATTAGCAATTCCGATTATCCTTTCGGCAGGGATGGGGGTTGGAGTTATTTTCATTTCACTTGCAAATGGATTTAACACAGACTTATTTAGTTATTTATTTGGTAGTGTCAGTGCTGTAACAAGTACAGATTTAATTATTATTGGGATTGTAGCAATTGTTGTTGTTGCGACAATTATTTTATTATATAAAGAGCTGTTTCTATTATCATTTGATGAGGAATACGCAGTATCAACTGGTTTAAGAGCGAAATGGATTCACTTTATTTTCATTATATTAGTTGCTCTTGTCATTGCAGTATCAATGCGTGTAGTAGGGGTTCTTCTCGTATCATCATTAATGACGTTACCAGTTGCAGCAAGTATTCGTATTGCTAAAGGATTTAAACAAACAATTTTCTTTTCCATTTTATTTGGTGAAATTGCAGTAATTGGTGGAATGTTTGCTTCGTATCAACTTGATCTAGCGCCAGGTGGTACAATTGTTATGATAGCAGTTCTTATTTTAATCGGTGCGATTTTATGGAAGAAGAAAAAAACTGCATAA
- a CDS encoding metal ABC transporter ATP-binding protein, translated as MNNILEIEGLTFRYEDRNVLENINLQVPKGAFLGLVGPNGSGKSTLLKCLLGVLKPKEGSIRVFGVDSKKFKEWNKVGYVSQKANSFNSGFPATVSEVVSMGLVSKKGLFRFFTKEDKKKVEKAIADVGMSEFQGRNIGELSGGQQQRVFIARALVSDPELLILDEPTVGIDVKNVESFYEILEDLNKRLGITLILVTHDMGAVTEKVTHVACLNQHLHFHGNVEKFRELEDAEMSVLYGHHVHRLEHEHEHHGRI; from the coding sequence ATGAATAATATATTAGAAATTGAAGGTTTAACATTCCGATACGAAGATCGGAATGTGTTAGAAAATATTAATTTGCAAGTTCCGAAGGGAGCTTTTTTAGGTTTAGTGGGACCGAATGGTTCAGGTAAATCAACTTTACTTAAGTGTTTATTAGGTGTTTTAAAGCCAAAAGAAGGAAGCATTCGCGTGTTTGGCGTTGATAGTAAGAAGTTTAAGGAATGGAACAAAGTTGGTTATGTATCCCAAAAGGCAAATAGTTTCAATTCTGGTTTTCCAGCAACTGTTTCTGAAGTTGTGTCAATGGGACTTGTTTCGAAAAAAGGGCTTTTTCGCTTTTTCACAAAAGAGGATAAGAAAAAGGTAGAAAAAGCAATTGCTGATGTAGGGATGAGTGAGTTTCAAGGTCGTAACATTGGAGAGCTTTCTGGTGGACAGCAACAGCGTGTATTTATTGCTCGTGCGCTCGTTAGTGATCCTGAATTGCTTATTTTGGACGAGCCTACTGTTGGAATCGATGTGAAAAATGTGGAAAGTTTTTACGAAATATTAGAGGATTTAAACAAAAGGCTCGGGATCACATTAATTCTTGTTACTCATGATATGGGAGCTGTTACTGAAAAAGTAACACATGTTGCATGCCTAAACCAACATCTACATTTCCATGGAAATGTAGAGAAGTTCCGAGAGTTAGAAGATGCAGAAATGTCCGTTTTATATGGACATCATGTTCATCGTTTAGAACACGAACATGAGCATCACGGGAGGATATAA
- a CDS encoding YitT family protein, with product MEQKQHRKESVIHLIYRLVMIIFGAACAAVAIELFLMPNKIIDGGIIGISLILDYLTPNIWWLSFSTLVVVLNIPFMYSGYKQIGKTFMLSSTFGIVALAFIESTLHAVPPFTTEPILATVFGGLILGLGVGLVIRHGGSLDGTEIMGILLTKKLPFSVGEFVMFVNLFIFAWAAFVFGVEQAMYSVMTYYIAFKTIDTVIQGLDETKAVLIVSDQYEEVSNAILHRLGRGTTKLVAKGGYTDKEKEVIYAVVTRLEVTKLKSIVHEIDENAFVTIMSTQETNGGKFKSAIH from the coding sequence ATGGAGCAAAAGCAACATCGAAAAGAAAGTGTTATTCATCTCATTTATCGTTTAGTTATGATTATTTTTGGAGCAGCATGCGCGGCGGTAGCAATTGAACTATTTTTAATGCCAAATAAAATTATTGATGGTGGAATTATTGGTATTTCTCTTATATTAGATTATCTTACTCCTAACATTTGGTGGTTAAGTTTTTCTACTTTAGTCGTTGTTCTCAATATCCCATTTATGTATTCCGGTTATAAGCAAATTGGAAAAACATTTATGTTATCTTCGACATTTGGTATTGTAGCGTTAGCTTTCATTGAGTCAACGTTACATGCGGTACCACCATTTACAACAGAACCTATTTTAGCGACAGTGTTTGGGGGTCTTATTTTAGGGCTTGGTGTAGGACTTGTAATTCGTCATGGTGGATCGCTAGATGGAACTGAAATTATGGGGATTTTATTAACGAAGAAATTACCGTTCTCTGTTGGTGAATTCGTAATGTTTGTGAACTTATTTATTTTTGCATGGGCAGCATTTGTGTTTGGTGTGGAACAAGCGATGTATTCTGTTATGACGTACTATATCGCATTTAAAACGATCGATACAGTAATTCAAGGGCTAGATGAAACGAAGGCGGTTTTAATTGTATCTGATCAATATGAGGAAGTATCAAACGCGATTTTGCATCGTCTTGGCCGTGGAACTACAAAGCTTGTAGCGAAAGGTGGTTACACGGATAAAGAAAAAGAAGTTATTTATGCAGTTGTAACGCGTCTAGAAGTGACGAAGTTAAAATCAATTGTGCATGAAATTGATGAAAATGCGTTTGTTACGATTATGAGCACGCAAGAGACAAATGGTGGTAAGTTTAAATCGGCTATTCACTAA
- a CDS encoding DUF2624 domain-containing protein, giving the protein MNLIKQIVNKKLNHISTKELLKYSKEYEVPITAAQADQIVLLMKGKNINIYDNNERLELLKQIAKVTSPATAQQVNTLFQQLLK; this is encoded by the coding sequence ATGAACCTCATTAAACAAATTGTTAATAAAAAATTAAATCATATTTCTACAAAAGAGTTATTAAAATATAGCAAAGAATACGAAGTTCCCATTACAGCAGCACAAGCTGATCAAATTGTTTTACTTATGAAGGGTAAAAATATTAATATTTACGATAACAACGAGCGACTAGAGCTCTTAAAACAGATCGCAAAAGTAACTTCCCCTGCCACTGCCCAACAAGTAAATACGTTATTTCAGCAACTACTAAAATAA
- a CDS encoding deoxyribonuclease IV, with the protein MLKIGSHVSMSGKKMLLAASEEAVSYGATTFMIYTGAPQNTRRKPIEELNIEAGRKHMELNGIEEIIVHAPYIINVGNTTKPETFQLGVDFLRMEIERTSALGVAKQIVLHPGAHVGAGADAGIQQIIKGLNEVLTPEQTVNIALETMAGKGTECGRSFEEIAKIIDGVKYNEKLSVCFDTCHTHDAGYDIVNDFDGVLNEFDKIVGIDRLQVLHINDSKNVRGAGKDRHENIGFGHIGYKALHHIVHHPQLMHVPKILETPYVGEDKKDKKPPYKLEIEMLKNGTFDEGLLEKIKAQ; encoded by the coding sequence ATGTTAAAGATTGGATCTCATGTTTCCATGAGTGGTAAGAAAATGTTATTAGCAGCAAGTGAAGAGGCTGTTTCATACGGTGCAACAACGTTTATGATTTATACAGGTGCACCGCAAAATACACGAAGAAAACCAATTGAAGAATTGAACATAGAAGCAGGAAGAAAACATATGGAGCTGAACGGAATTGAGGAAATTATCGTCCATGCACCGTATATTATTAATGTTGGGAATACGACGAAGCCAGAAACATTCCAATTAGGCGTAGACTTTCTTCGCATGGAAATTGAAAGAACATCGGCATTAGGTGTAGCAAAACAAATTGTTCTTCACCCAGGAGCGCACGTTGGTGCTGGAGCAGATGCTGGTATTCAACAAATTATTAAAGGGCTTAATGAAGTATTAACGCCAGAACAGACGGTTAACATTGCGTTAGAGACGATGGCAGGAAAAGGAACAGAATGCGGTCGTAGCTTTGAAGAAATTGCAAAGATTATTGATGGTGTGAAATATAATGAAAAGCTATCTGTATGCTTTGATACGTGTCATACGCACGATGCAGGATATGATATTGTAAATGACTTTGACGGCGTATTAAACGAATTTGATAAGATCGTTGGTATAGATCGTTTACAAGTACTTCATATTAATGATAGTAAAAATGTACGCGGAGCAGGAAAAGACCGTCATGAAAACATTGGATTTGGTCACATTGGGTATAAAGCATTGCATCACATTGTACATCATCCACAGTTAATGCATGTACCAAAAATTCTTGAAACACCGTATGTAGGGGAAGATAAAAAAGATAAGAAGCCACCATACAAATTGGAAATTGAAATGCTGAAAAACGGCACTTTTGATGAAGGGCTTCTTGAAAAAATTAAAGCGCAATAA
- a CDS encoding DEAD/DEAH box helicase, producing the protein MTQQTFTQYDFKPFLIDAVRELRFTEPTGIQQKIFPVVKKGVSVIGQSQTGSGKTHAYLLPTLNRINASREEVQLVITAPTRELAQQIYEEIVKLTKFCAEDQMITARCLIGGTDKQRSIEKLKKQPHIVVGTPGRIKDLVEEQALFVHKANTIIVDEADLMLDMGFIHDVDKIAARMPKNLQMLVFSATIPQKLKPFLKKYMENPEHIHINPKQVAAGNIEHYLVPSKHRNKIDLVHKMLLQFKPYLAVVFTNTKKMADQVADGLMERGLKVGRIHGDLSPRDRKKMMKQIRDLEFQYIVATDLAARGIDIEGISHVINYELPSDLDFFVHRVGRTARAGHSGIAVTIYDPANEEALDSLEKQRHIEFKHVDLRGDEWADLGERRRRKSRKKPNDELDVMATKVVKKPKKVKPNYKRKLATERDKVKRKYSHKKR; encoded by the coding sequence ATGACACAACAAACTTTTACACAGTATGATTTTAAACCATTTTTAATAGATGCAGTTCGTGAACTACGCTTTACAGAGCCGACAGGAATTCAGCAGAAAATTTTCCCGGTTGTGAAAAAAGGTGTAAGTGTAATTGGACAATCCCAAACAGGTTCTGGGAAAACACATGCATACTTACTTCCTACATTAAACAGAATTAATGCAAGCCGTGAAGAAGTACAACTTGTTATTACAGCGCCTACTCGTGAGTTAGCACAACAAATTTACGAAGAAATCGTGAAATTAACAAAGTTTTGTGCGGAAGACCAAATGATTACAGCACGTTGTTTAATTGGTGGAACTGATAAACAACGCTCAATTGAAAAGTTGAAAAAACAACCTCATATCGTAGTTGGAACACCAGGACGTATTAAAGATTTAGTAGAAGAGCAAGCATTATTTGTTCATAAAGCAAATACGATTATTGTCGATGAAGCAGACTTAATGCTTGATATGGGATTCATTCATGATGTAGATAAAATTGCAGCACGCATGCCTAAAAACTTGCAAATGTTAGTTTTCTCTGCAACAATTCCTCAAAAACTAAAACCGTTTCTGAAGAAGTATATGGAGAATCCAGAACATATTCATATCAATCCAAAACAAGTTGCAGCTGGAAACATTGAACACTATTTAGTGCCTTCTAAACATCGTAATAAAATTGATTTAGTGCATAAAATGCTACTTCAATTTAAACCGTATTTAGCAGTTGTTTTCACGAATACGAAAAAGATGGCAGACCAAGTTGCTGATGGATTAATGGAACGTGGCTTAAAAGTTGGACGAATTCACGGGGATTTATCACCACGTGATCGTAAAAAAATGATGAAACAAATTCGTGACCTGGAATTCCAATATATTGTTGCAACTGATTTAGCAGCACGTGGTATTGATATTGAAGGGATTAGCCATGTTATTAACTATGAGCTACCATCAGATTTAGATTTCTTCGTTCACCGCGTTGGAAGAACAGCACGTGCGGGGCATTCTGGTATTGCAGTGACGATTTATGATCCAGCAAACGAAGAAGCGTTAGATAGCTTAGAAAAACAACGTCATATCGAGTTTAAACATGTAGATTTACGTGGAGATGAGTGGGCAGATTTAGGTGAGCGTCGTCGTCGTAAGAGCCGTAAAAAGCCAAATGACGAACTTGATGTTATGGCAACAAAAGTTGTTAAAAAACCGAAAAAAGTAAAACCAAACTATAAACGTAAACTTGCAACAGAACGTGACAAAGTGAAGAGAAAATACAGCCATAAAAAAAGATAA
- the vrrA gene encoding VrrA/YqfQ family protein codes for MFPKSPTRQMYPNPGQQPYTPYPIPQLPPMAQKKKGFLAKLFKKHDPTEPFMQMVPPYRQMEGQPMMHQQPPSPPQYQQQYQQQYHQQYPQQHPQYQPYMQQHPEQMIPPQMYESNETRGGATTAAATASSGIGSFFSNLISNPTNMINNIEKVSQVVQSVGPVVEQYGPIMRSLPSIVKILTSGKSTEENQTENVTEPVEVESPPPAPQKKKRKRKKIVIEPVIQKELPKEPVQQTATKPKLYV; via the coding sequence ATGTTTCCGAAATCCCCTACAAGGCAAATGTATCCGAATCCAGGGCAGCAACCTTATACACCATATCCAATTCCACAACTACCACCAATGGCACAAAAAAAGAAAGGTTTTCTTGCCAAGCTTTTTAAAAAACACGATCCAACCGAGCCTTTTATGCAAATGGTTCCACCTTACCGACAAATGGAAGGGCAACCGATGATGCATCAGCAACCACCGTCGCCGCCGCAATATCAACAGCAATATCAGCAGCAATACCACCAACAATATCCGCAGCAACATCCACAATATCAACCATACATGCAGCAACACCCTGAGCAAATGATACCGCCTCAAATGTATGAATCAAATGAAACGCGCGGCGGCGCAACTACAGCTGCGGCAACAGCAAGCAGTGGCATCGGCAGTTTTTTTTCGAACTTAATTTCGAATCCAACTAATATGATAAATAACATCGAAAAAGTATCCCAAGTCGTTCAATCTGTAGGTCCTGTTGTCGAACAGTACGGTCCTATTATGCGTAGTCTACCAAGCATTGTTAAAATCCTCACCTCTGGAAAAAGCACGGAAGAAAATCAAACAGAAAATGTAACAGAGCCAGTTGAGGTAGAAAGTCCGCCTCCTGCACCTCAAAAAAAGAAACGAAAACGAAAGAAAATAGTGATTGAACCTGTAATACAAAAAGAGTTACCGAAAGAACCAGTTCAACAAACAGCAACAAAACCAAAACTATATGTGTAA
- a CDS encoding 4-hydroxy-3-methylbut-2-enyl diphosphate reductase, with amino-acid sequence MKIVKISPRGYCYGVVDAMVIARNAALDKSLPRPIYILGMIVHNKHVTDAFEEDGIITLDGPSRLEILDKIDSGTVIFTAHGVSPEVKQRAKEKGLTTIDATCPDVTKTHDLIEAKKAEGYHVIYIGKKNHPEPEGAVGIAPDIVHLIERADDLKTLEIPTDKILVTNQTTMSQWDVQHLMEDIQKKFPTAEFHKEICLATQVRQEAVAKQADVADLTIVVGDPKSNNSNRLAQVSQEIAGTKAYRVADVSEIQLEWLQGVENVAVTAGASTPTPITKEVIAFLEQYNPMNPATWERVRKVPLQKILPRVKVKKEQ; translated from the coding sequence ATGAAAATTGTTAAAATTTCCCCTCGTGGTTATTGCTACGGTGTTGTCGATGCAATGGTAATTGCACGTAACGCCGCATTAGATAAATCATTGCCGAGACCCATTTATATTTTAGGTATGATTGTTCACAATAAACATGTTACAGACGCTTTTGAAGAAGATGGAATCATCACATTAGACGGTCCAAGTCGCTTAGAAATTTTAGATAAGATTGATTCTGGTACTGTTATTTTCACAGCACACGGTGTTTCTCCAGAAGTTAAACAACGCGCAAAAGAAAAAGGTTTAACAACAATCGATGCCACTTGCCCAGATGTTACCAAAACGCATGATCTTATCGAAGCTAAAAAAGCGGAAGGATATCATGTCATTTATATCGGTAAAAAAAATCATCCTGAGCCAGAAGGCGCAGTTGGTATTGCACCTGACATCGTTCACCTTATCGAAAGAGCCGATGATTTAAAAACATTAGAAATCCCAACAGATAAAATTTTAGTAACGAATCAAACAACGATGAGTCAATGGGATGTTCAACATTTAATGGAGGACATTCAAAAAAAATTCCCAACAGCAGAATTCCATAAAGAAATTTGTTTAGCAACTCAAGTTCGCCAAGAAGCTGTCGCTAAACAAGCTGATGTTGCAGACTTAACAATTGTTGTTGGCGATCCGAAAAGTAACAATTCAAATCGCCTAGCACAAGTATCACAAGAAATCGCGGGTACAAAAGCATATCGAGTTGCTGATGTAAGCGAAATTCAATTAGAGTGGCTACAAGGTGTAGAAAACGTAGCTGTCACAGCAGGTGCTTCTACACCAACGCCGATTACAAAAGAAGTTATCGCGTTCTTAGAGCAATATAATCCAATGAATCCCGCTACATGGGAAAGAGTTCGAAAAGTACCGTTACAAAAGATATTACCTCGCGTAAAGGTGAAAAAAGAACAATAA